A stretch of the Lytechinus variegatus isolate NC3 chromosome 5, Lvar_3.0, whole genome shotgun sequence genome encodes the following:
- the LOC121414976 gene encoding zinc finger MYM-type protein 1-like, translating into MVLSLLRFTLGNCSSIFQHYQLDKIEMDIRRFVKPKDSGGGGGASTSRERDESVEPSKKRQKTDSDEVSVEPESQAHTGTSSSHHSDQRTPSSTDHFADTNDAANGDDDDDFLGNAVNVNSDAKPSAKPTFRQYPATPGPADISQSPDDGPIQPGRTEHFNFQKSNGRKFRPEWYNAYPWMEFSASENKVYCYVCRHFSVGECAEKAFTTDGFHTWKKCTGESAKNNKLVKHKSSEDHVNSAAKYKAYLESKQQKKTVMDHISEAHRQLVQRNREYIKILADTLRLTAVQNIAQRGHNEHEEGPENNCGNFLEILNFLKKYDIHEKLIEAAGNAKYTHHSIQNALLDILCDIILDEIKEEIGQCKYFAVLVDETKDLSKQEQMSFVIRYLYDEEVHEEFMGFRCADGLDAASLSESILDELKSLGIDVNYLVGQGYDGANVMSGKLSGVQERIRRKIPQALYVHCFAHRLNLVIVETVKSVVPVADFFAVLQSSYNFLSGSHVHEQWIRWQQKMFPDEQPVEFKGMSDTRWASQVRAVGAIRKRFHCFVEFLKHTDTHDDNRERALNARGLLSQLDQTFIYCMLLMDEVLSSAKSASDTLQSVNLDYLRAADLIESLLEDLGTFRSDTKADSYFSESLTLAKENGLKCSNKRRQTSAPSTMDDFVVLSKLGKRDKVSDAASMKIAILNPTVDVFLGELSRRFSNENLQIFRSLAALDPKSHKFLDFETVKPLAVHYKLNLEDIKTEMRLVKRMIERSDTKLETLIDVAEHLKPLTMAFEELYKLVKIAAIIPVSTASCERTFSKLKLIKNHLRANMTNSRLKSLAVISVHRERALAIDLEEVVDRFIMRYPTTRITLK; encoded by the coding sequence ATGGTCCTTTCACTCCTTCGTTTCACTTTAGGTAATTGCAGCTCAATATTTCAACACTATCAACTAGACAAAATTGAGATGGATATTAGACGATTTGTTAAACCTAAAGAttctggtggtggtggtggtgcaaGTACCAGCCGAGAAAGAGATGAATCAGTTGAACCCAGCAAGAAACGTCAGAAAACTGACAGTGACGAAGTGTCTGTAGAACCTGAATCACAGGCACATACTGGCACAAGCTCATCACACCACAGTGACCAAAGAACTCCATCATCCACAGATCACTTTGCTGATACCAATGATGCTGCTAAtggtgacgacgatgatgatttTTTGGGTAATGCTGTCAATGTAAACAGTGATGCAAAACCGTCTGCAAAACCTACCTTCAGGCAGTATCCTGCTACTCCAGGTCCAGCTGATATTTCGCAGTCACCAGATGATGGACCTATCCAACCTGGACGAACTGAGCACTTCAACTTCCAGAAAAGTAATGGAAGGAAATTTAGACCAGAATGGTACAATGCATATCCCTGGATGGAATTTTCCGCCAGTGAGAACAAAGTCTACTGTTATGTGTGCCGACATTTTTCTGTTGGAGAATGTGCTGAGAAAGCTTTTACTACCGATGGATTTCACACATGGAAAAAGTGCACAGGGGAATCAGCAAAGAACAACAAGTTAGTAAAGCACAAAAGCTCAGAAGATCATGTGAACAGTGCAGCCAAATACAAAGCTTACCTAGAATCTAAGCAACAAAAGAAAACAGTGATGGATCACATCAGTGAGGCCCACCGTCAACTTGTACAACGCAACAGAGAGTACATAAAAATCTTGGCAGATACTCTGCGATTGACAGCGGTTCAGAACATTGCCCAAAGGGGACATAATGAACATGAGGAAGGGCCAGAGAACAACTGTGGCAACTTTCTAGAAATTTTGAACTTCCTCAAGAAGTATGACATACATGAGAAGTTGATAGAGGCAGCTGGAAACGCTAAGTATACACATCACAGCATCCAAAATGCCCTATTAGATATTCTATGTGACATTATCTTAGATGAGATTAAAGAGGAAATTGGACAGTGCAAGTACTTTGCAGTCCTTGTTGATGAGACAAAAGATCTGTCCAAACAGGAGCAGATGAGTTTCGTCATACGTTATCTTTATGATGAAGAAGTCCATGAGGAGTTCATGGGATTCAGATGCGCCGACGGCCTCGATGCTGCGTCACTCTCAGAGAGCATTttagacgaattaaaatctctCGGCATCGACGTCAATTACCTTGTTGGGCAAGGCTATGACGGTGCAAATGTCATGAGTGGAAAGCTGTCAGGTGTACAAGAAAGGATCCGTCGTAAGATTCCACAGGCGTTGTATGTCCACTGTTTCGCCCATCGTTTAAATCTGGTGATTGTAGAGACAGTCAAGTCCGTAGTACCAGTTGCTGACTTCTTCGCTGTTCTCCAATCATCCTACAATTTTTTGAGTGGCTCACATGTACATGAGCAGTGGATAAGATGGCAGCAAAAGATGTTCCCAGATGAGCAACCTGTGGAGTTTAAAGGGATGTCTGACACAAGATGGGCATCTCAAGTTAGAGCCGTTGGTGCCATTCGCAAGCGATTTCACTGCTTTGTTGAGTTCCTcaaacacacagacacacatgATGATAACCGTGAGCGTGCATTGAATGCAAGAGGACTCCTGTCCCAACTGGACCAAACATTCATATACTGCATGCTCCTCATGGACGAAGTCCTCAGTTCTGCCAAATCTGCATCAGATACACTGCAGAGTGTCAATTTGGATTATCTACGTGCGGCAGATCTGATAGAGTCATTACTAGAAGACTTGGGTACTTTCAGATCGGATACCAAAGCTGATAGCTACTTCAGTGAATCACTTACACTAGCAAAGGAAAATGGACTTAAATGTAGCAATAAACGCAGACAAACCAGTGCACCATCAACAATGGATGACTTTGTAGTTCTGTCTAAGCTCGGAAAGCGTGACAAAGTGTCTGATGCAGCTAGCATGAAAATAGCAATACTTAATCCTACAGTGGAtgtgtttttaggtgaattaaGTAGAAGATTTAGCAACGAAAATCTGCAGATCTTTCGTTCACTTGCAGCTCTGGATCCTAAGTCTCATAAGTTTCTGGACTTCGAAACTGTCAAGCCTCTTGCAGTGCACTATAAACTCAATCTTGAGGACATCAAAACTGAAATGAGACTTGTCAAGAGAATGATTGAAAGGTCTGACACCAAACTAGAAACTTTGATTGATGTCGCGGAACACCTGAAGCCACTTACTATGGCCTTTGAAGAACTGTACAAGTTAGTGAAAATAGCTGCAATCATCCCAGTAAGTACAGCTTCTTGTGAAAGAAC